In Fusarium fujikuroi IMI 58289 draft genome, chromosome FFUJ_chr08, one genomic interval encodes:
- a CDS encoding related to polysaccharide deacetylase: MSRQVSSSTFLGLESCHVFVTGAAGGVGGAVVKEFLANGCRVTSFDRNPMDIESLSISEEQKTRLHHISGDLRTEASIAQAFQESSKRFGPVQILIANAGITDESSHPSIWDIDTERWDAVYSVNVRGTFLTIKHFLRSVKQAQEESGKELDNVAIVVTGSETGVFGQAGHAEYASGKAGLQYGLVKTVKNEIVKLNSKGRINAVAPGWINTPLIGDRLDDPKERWAEAEATVALRKIAEPSDAARCMAFLASHRAAGHITGQCISLDGGQEGRLLWRETQDELQTKAANDSLTHRVTLPTPSSPPQKRRRLRICLSVDFDAVSGLIGTGHVPENKLADYSAAHFGGNVGVDRLLRVFDKHGISQQVSWFIPGHSMESYPKQTQAIIASGAEIGLHGYSHEGAYSLSEQQERDILVKCIELATSLCQGKKPVGYRAPLYEIRESTVRLLEEHGFLYDASLNSHDSLPYFLPRTFAEGKPAIPDYSQPASTWMRPIALTEQPEPGSQEAETSLVEIPGSWYTEDATPLCYYPHSATTQGYVSTDVIEKMWLDRFEWLWENESFVDEGPGAGYGSIFPLILHPECAGRSHVIGMIDKFVAKLKAKAASAAEGEITFECMADIAKAWKARRAS, translated from the exons ATGTCTCGCCAGGTCTCATCGTCAACTTTTCTTGGCCTCGAGAGCTGCCATGTGTTTGTTACTGGAGCGGCCGGAGGGGTCGGCGGAGCTGTCGTCAAAGAATTTCTGG CCAACGGGTGCCGTGTCACTTCTTTCGATAGGAACCCAATGGACATCGAGAGCCTGTCAATCtcagaggagcagaagacGAGACTGCATCATATTTCGGGCGATTTGAGAACCGAAGCATCCATTGCGCAGGCCTTTCAAGAATCTAGCAAAAGATTTGGCCCTGTTCAAATTCTCATCGCCAATGCTGGCATCACAGACGAGAGCAGTCATCCATCGATCTGGGATATTGACACCGAGAGATGGGATGCAGTCTACTCCGTCAACGTCCGAGGAACCTTTCTCACCATCAAGCACTTCCTTCGCTCCGTGAAGCAAGCGCAAGAAGAATCTGGCAAGGAGCTAGACAACGTCGCCATTGTAGTCACCGGCTCCGAAACAGGCGTCTTTGGCCAGGCTGGTCACGCTGAATATGCATCAGGCAAAGCAGGTCTTCAATATGGACTTGTCAAAACCGTCAAGAACGAGATTGTTAAGCTCAATTCTAAAGGACGTATCAATGCTGTTGCGCCTGGGTGGATCAACACCCCATTGATTGGAGACCGGCTAGATGACCCCAAGGAGAGATGGGCTGAGGCAGAAGCGACTGTTGCTCTCCGCAAGATTGCTGAGCCCAGTGATGCAGCTCGTTGCATGGCGTTTTTGGCGTCTCATAGAGCTGCGGGCCATATCACGGGACAGTGTATATCTTTAGATGGAGGACAGGAGGGGCGCTTGCTATGGAGAGAGACGCAAGATGAGCTTCAGACTAAAGCCGCCAACGACTCTTTGACTCATAGAGTGACCTTACCAACCCCTTCAAGTCCTCCTCAGAAACGTCGAAGGTTGAGAATTTGTCTCTCTGTTGACTTTGACGCGGTCTCAGGGCTGATCGGAACGGGCCATGTTCCAGAGAACAAACTAGCCGACTACTCAGCTGCCCACTTTGGCGGCAACGTTGGTGTCGATAGACTATTGAGGGTATTCGACAAACATGGCATATCGCAGCAAGTTTCATGGTTCATTCCAGGCCACTCGATGGAAAGCTACCCCAAACAGACCCAGGCTATTATTGCAAGCGGCGCTGAGATTGGCCTCCATGGCTATAGTCACGAGGGCGCATACTCCTTGTCTGAGCAACAAGAACGTGACATACTGGTGAAGTGCATCGAACTAGCCACTTCGCTCTGCCAGGGCAAGAAGCCTGTTGGATACCGAGCTCCCTTGTATGAGATCAGGGAGTCAACAGTCCGTCTGTTGGAGGAACACGGGTTCCTCTACGACGCTAGTCTCAATTCCCACGACAGTCTGCCTTACTTCCTCCCCAGGACATTCGCAGAAGGCAAGCCGGCAATTCCAGACTACAGTCAACCTGCTAGTACATGGATGAGGCCAATAGCTTTGACGGAGCAACCCGAGCCTGGATCGCAGGAGGCAGAAACGTCCCTTGTAGAAATTCCCGGTAGTTGGTACACTGAAGACGCTACCCCTCTATGCTACTACCCCCACTCAGCAACGACCCAAGGCTACGTGAGTACCGATGTCATTGAGAAAATGTGGTTGGATCGGTTCGAATGGCTATGGGAGAATGAGAGCTTTGTGGATGAAGGACCTGGTGCTGGATACGGATCTATCTTCCCGCTTATTCTGCATCCTGAGTGCGCTGGTAGATCTCATGTTATTGGCATGATTGATAAGTTTGTCGCCAAACTCAAGGCAAAGGCGGCTAGCGCTGCCGAAGGGGAGATTACTTTTGAGTGTATGGCGGACATAGCGAAGGCTTGGAAGGCAAGGAGGGCTAGCTAA
- a CDS encoding related to cholin permease — protein sequence MEENKSPGKKHPDSTTTSDNHDGCSVVAEHTQEVPVSFGLLSLTGLGIIIGVVWPASGGSIQVAIFNGGSPGVLYEFIVVSFFYFFVAASLAELASAMPSSAGVYYWASITPGKRYGRVVGFFAGWWNYLAWICGAASMAAIWSNSIIQIYVLKHPDYIVKEVHVFVVFVISTWLACFSVCYAGRAMPLLNQFGIYWLLIGLLITIVVLVAVPLRSGGSGHATSSFVWLEWQADLGYPNIIVFLGGMLNGAYSVGCPAAVSHLAEEISRPQRNVPVAMGLQVITGFVTGFSYLIALMYSIHSYDRIFASQFPLAEIYLQATGSANGTICLLILMQICIGLTIVGLYITCGRTLWALSRDGATPWPSVFSNFNLRFDAPINATMASAVLVTLMGCIYVASKTAFNAIIGSYVLMSSSAYTAAILPHLLTGRRNVVYGPIRMGRKLGLVVNAIASAYMVIAFVIYCLPFSLPVTANNMNYACLVWGGSTLLLGIYWLWKGRHGYTGPIRETNN from the exons ATGGAAGAGAACAAATCTCCTGGAAAGAAACACCCCGACAGCACAACTACCTCAGACAACCATGATGGCTGCTCCGTCGTCGCAGAGCATACGCAGGAGGTACCAGTGAGCTTCGGACTGCTCTCTCTCACAGGTCTAGGCATCATCATTGGAGTTGTCTGGCCAGCCTCTGGCGGTTCAATCCAAGTTGCTATCTTCAATGGCGGATCTCCAG GTGTTCTTTACGAGTTCATCGTTGTATCCTTCTTCTACTTCTTCGTCGCCGCATCCCTCGCCGAGCTCGCTAGTGCTATGCCCTCCAGCGCAGGCGTATACTACTGGGCTTCTATCACACCAGGCAAACGATATGGCCGAGTTGTCGGCTTTTTCGCCGGCTGGTGGAATTATCTTGCCTGGATCTGCGGAGCTGCAAGTATGGCTGCGATATGgagcaacagcatcatccagATCTATGTCCTGAAGCATCCCGACTacatcgtcaaagaagttCATGTTTTTGTTGTATTTGTTATCTCCACCTGGCTCGCCTGCTTCTCGGTCTGCTACGCGGGCCGAGCAATGCCTCTTCTCAACCAATTCGGCATCTACTGGCTCCTGATAGGCCTACTCATCACAATTGTGGTTCTTGTAGCTGTACCTCTTCGAAGCGGTGGAAGTGGTCATGCAACCTCGTCCTTTGTGTGGTTGGAGTGGCAAGCTGACCTCGGATACCCCAACATTATAGTATTCCTTGGTGGTATGCTAAACGGCGCTTATAGTGTTGGATGTCCTGCAGCTGTAAGCCACCTGGCTGAGGAAATATCACGTCCGCAGAGAAACGTGCCTGTTGCGATGGGTCTTCAGGTTATCACAGGCTTTGTCACCGGCTTCTCGTATCTGATTGCTCTCATGTATTCCATCCACAGCTACGACAGGATCTTCGCGAGCCAGTTCCCGCTTGCTGAGATTTATCTTCAAGCCACTGGCTCAGCTAACGGGACGATCTGCCTCCTCATTCTTATGCAGATATGCATCGGATTGACCATCGTTGGTCTTTACATCACCTGTGGACGAACATTGTGGGCATTGAGCCGCGATGGAGCAACACCGTGGCCATCGGTCTTTTCCAACTTCAACTTGAGGTTCGACGCACCTATCAATGCAACCATGGCCTCGGCTGTGCTCGTCACCTTGATGGGATGCATTTACGTGGCAAGCAAGACGGCCTTTAACGCTATTATTGGCTCATACGTACTCATGTCTTCATCGGCCTATACCGCGGCGATCCTGCCTCACCTTCTtacaggaagaagaaacgTTGTATATGGGCCGATACGAATGGGCAGAAAGCTGGGGTTAGTGGTCAACGCTATTGCGAGCGCGTATATGGTGATTGCCTTTGTTATTTACTGCTTGCCATTCTCCTTGCCTGTTACTGCTAATAATATGAACTATGCCTGTCTAGTTTGGGGTGGCTCGACCTTGCTACTAGGTATCTACTGGCTGTGGAAGGGGAGGCATGGGTATACAGGACCTATCAGGGAGACCAATAACTAA
- a CDS encoding related to trans-aconitate 3-methyltransferase, translating into MTSETSEPRDVTFRNYTTDQASDYAAGRLGYTDALIGFILNYHRSTNGETGCVLDVGCGPGTATQKLAPHFDLAYGVDPGESMIKTATTLGGKARTGDPIAYHLSTAEDIDKIDGIPHSSVDMITAATAAHWFDMPRFWAAAAKVLKPGGTVAIWTVFRQQGSFNNNTELQSIFNEFMDALTPYSTAGTHLTQNGYVDLPMPWIDLDTSEFYDQQVSARHILTAEDGFVPNAGRKESNQGRHDEPVNKQVQRIERLVGTFGSLSRWQKENRDFVGTEKDPARILMSKVRKVLEQSGEPIELTALAARMAVALILVKRK; encoded by the exons ATGACGTCGGAGACATCAGAACCGCGAGATGTCACGTTTCGAAATTACACTACCGACCAAGCTTCCGATTACGCTGCGGGACGACTTGGATACACCGACGCTCTTATCGGCTTCATCCTGAACTATCACAGATCTACCAATGGGGAGACTGGATGTGTATTGGATGTTGGCTGTGGACCAGGGACTGCGACTCAAAAGCTAGCGCCGCATTTTGATCTAGCTTACGGCGTTGATCCAGGAGAAAGCATGATAAAAACAGCTACTACCCTTGGTGGAAAGGCTCGCACCGGCGATCCAATTGCGTACCATTTGAGCACGGCAGAAGATATTGACAAAATTGATGGCATTCCTCATTCCTCTGTCGATATGATAACAGCTGCGACTGCG GCTCACTGGTTCGATATGCCGAGATTCTGGGCTGCAGCAGCCAAAGTATTGAAACCAGGAGGAACTGTGGCGATATGGACTGTTTTCAGACAACAGG GCTCATTCAACAATAACACCGAACTTCAATCCATCTTTAATGAGTTTATGGATGCTCTTACCCCGTACTCAACCGCAGGTACTCACCTCACTCAAAACGGCTATGTCGATCTGCCTATGCCTTGGATTGATCTCGATACTTCCGAGTTTTACGATCAGCAGGTGTCTGCCCGCCATATCCTCACTGCTGAAGATGGCTTCGTTCCTAATGCAGGTAGAAAGGAAAGTAATCagggaagacatgatgagccTGTGAATAAGCAAGTCCAAAGGATAGAGAGATTAGTGGGAACATTCGGTTCACTAAGTCGTTGGCAGAAAGAGAATCGCGATTTCGTGGGGACAGAAAAGGATCCCGCTCGGATCCTGATGAGCAAGGTTCGCAAAGTGTTGGAACAGAGTGGAGAGCCAATCGAGCTGACGGCTTTGGCGGCCAGGATGGCTGTTGCACTGATTTTGGTCAAGAGGAAGTGA
- a CDS encoding related to integral membrane protein yields the protein MASGSGNDARSQGPDILRLNICLTVFSSLIMIARLYARCFMTRAFGVDDFLALLGFALTVAVSSIEIAQVQNGSGSTMSTLTPAQLKAFFTLLPVEQMLFFPALCFIRLSILAFIPRLRRDSAFMRWLWGIGAIIILTTLAPLLFFLLECRPIADLFDRMKQNRNCVSQKVEAHMLWAHSIIGIFIDAALFGIPIWVIYKNMRFGSQAIKVILVFCVGLVAIVVGIIRLGFMMTTDFGVDTTYKMGRVAIWVSIELHVGLWCGSFPALQPLIRLVSYQVGLQSHLYSTDKTTARGTRTGTRPGASQYIRQPHVADTDPGSDGASARAIVTGGDGTAESVELRHVDSKGITVMTDVVVRIENQVSSRDRGKMETTWDAV from the exons ATGGCGAGCGGTTCGGGCAACGATGCTAGGTCTCAGGGGCCTGACATCCTACGCCTGAATATATGTCTTACTGTATTCTCATCTCTTATCATGATCGCTCGTCTGTACGCTCGTTGCTTCATGACCAGGgcttttggtgttgacgaCTTTTTGGCATTACTTGGCTTC GCACTGACTGTCGCTGTTTCCTCCATCGAAATTGCCCAAGTACAAAACGGATCAGGCTCTACAATGAGTACACTCACTCCCGCACagctaaaagcttttttCACT CTTCTACCTGTCGAACAAATGCTGTTTTTCCCGGCGCTCTGCTTCATTCGTCTGTCAATTTTGGCTTTCATTCCGCGTCTTCGCCGAGATA GTGCATTCATGCGATGGTTATGGGGCATTGGCGCTATTATCATTTTGACAACTCTGGCACCAttactcttcttccttctagAATGTAGACCTATCGC GGACCTATTCGATCGCATGAAGCAGAATAGAAATTGTGTCAGCCAGAAGGTGGAGGCTCATATGCTTTGGGCACATAGTATCATCGGGATTTTTATCGACGCCGCGCTATTTGGAATTCCAATCTGGGTCATTTACAAGAACATGAGATTCGGTTCTCAGGCTATAAAGGTTATTCTAGTCTTCTGTGTTGGCTTAGTTGCCATCGTGGTTGGCATTATTCGACTTGGCTTCATGATGACGACCGACTTTGGCGTTGACAC GACTTACAAAATGGGCCGAGTTGCTATTTGGGTGTCGATTGAATTACACGTGGGACTCTGGTGCGGTAGCTTCCCTGCTCTACAGCCTCTGATTCGCCTCGTTTCCTACCAGGTCGGTCTCCAAAGTCACTTATATAGTACAGACAAAACAACGGCTCGAGGAACTCGGACCGGAACTCGGCCTGGTGCAAGTCAATACATCAGGCAGCCCCATGTAGCTGACACCGACCCTGGGAGTGATGGCGCGAGCGCAAGAGCTATTGTCACAGGCGGTGATGGGACGGCAGAATCTGTAGAGCTTCGGCATGTGGACAGCAAAGGTATCACGGTAATGACTGACGTGGTAGTGAGGATAGAAAATCAAGTTTCCTCTAGAGATAGGGGGAAAATGGAAACAACATGGGATGCAGTCTAA
- a CDS encoding related to alcohol/sorbitol dehydrogenase, with amino-acid sequence MSMKAVRFHGQQDVRLEDVPLPSLNSNSVRISPKFCGICGTDVHEYLGGNNLIPKPGTPHGITGETSPLTLGHEFSGIVEEVGSEVTRLQKGDRVCVQPIIYDNECRSCKRGLVNCCDKNGFIGLSGWGGGLCETTVVPQDAVKKLPDNVSLEVGALVEPLAVGWHAIKISPYQEGDSAFVVGGGPIGLAVVQALIGRGCKNIILSEVSSKRREFAKKFGAHHVFDPTKDDIVAEVKKLTDGLGADVGFDAAGSQHAIDAAFDCLKARAVLVNIAVWEKRAQLNMNQIVFRERSYVGCATYALGDFEEVIEALSNGKITPEGMITKVIKMDKVVEEGFQTLINDKDNHVKILVDVSAGV; translated from the exons ATGTCAATGAAAGCAGTGCGTTTCCACGGACAGCAGGATGTCCGGCTTGAAGACGTACCCCTCCCATCCCTCAACTCAAACTCGGTCCGCATCTCCCCCAAGTTCTGCGGAATCTGCGGGACAGACGTCCACGAGTATCTCGGTGGCAACAATCTCATCCCCAAGCCCGGCACCCCGCACGGCATCACCGGGGAAACATCGCCCCTCACTCTGGGTCATGAGTTCAGTGgcattgttgaagaagttgggAGTGAAGTTACCCGCCTCCAGAAAGGAGATCGCGTTTGTGTTCAGCCGATTATCTATGATAATGAGTGCCGCTCCTGCAAGCGCGGGCTAGTCAATTGTTGTGATAAGAATGGGTTTATCGGGTTAAGTGGCTGGGGAGGCGGTCTCTGTGAGACAACAGTTGTTCCGCAGGATGCTGTGAAGAAGTTGCCTGATAATGTTTCGCTTGAGGTTGGAGCGCTTGTTGAACCGCTGGCTGTTGGATGGCATGCTATCAAGATATCGCCATACCAAGAAGGTGATTCCGCGTTTGTTGTTGGCGGTGGACCGATTGGACTGGCTGTTGTTCAGGCGTTGATTGGCAGAGGATGCAAGAACATTATTCTCAGCGAGGTCAGCTCGAAGCGAAGAGAGTTTGCAAAGAAGTTTGGCGCTCATCATGTTTTCGACCCCACCAAAGACGACATCGTGGCTGAAGTCAAGAAATTGACCGACGGTCTAGGCGCAGACGTCGGTTTCGATGCAGCTGGATCTCAACATGCAATTGATGCAGCTTTCGATTGCCTCAAGGCCAGAGCAGTACTCGTCAATATCGCCGTTTGGGAAAAGAGGGCTCAATTGAACATGAATCAGATCGTGTTCCGTGAACGATCATACGTCGGATG CGCCACGTATGCCCTTGGTGACTTTGAAGAAGTCATTGAGGCGTTGTCGAATGGCAAGATTACGCCTGAAGGGATGATTACAAAGGTTATCAAGATGGATaaggttgttgaagagggGTTTCAGACGCTTATCAATGATAAGGACAATCATGTCAAGATTTTGGTTGATGTCAGTGCTGGTGTATAA
- a CDS encoding related to bikaverin cluster-transcription factor yields MSSSLDSPVLTPSTPSDPLPLRSCTFCRQRKVKCDRQKPCSNCIRANNDCSYPAGRGRAAKKSTQTLDAPLVDRLQKLENIIKQLTSQVDATANALPSSSGTDGESVSTPGGTRNNPSGVDNPAPDASIDQQLGRLMIDDSKSYYVSNIIWANLGNEIEELRDMLHDPLSEDDVDNPLDASGPIPEVTSPLGTSASILGFQSLCHSLLTYHPPMHLSVTLLNIFIENVLPLVHIFHMPTTEQWFWDSVVSLETLDRNSEALLFAIYYSSVISMDEGQCMGVLGESRSTSLNKFRFAVEQAMARANLLNTQSLVLLQTAVLFLSGLRNEDDSRTTWSLTSLIFHIAQAMGLHRDGTTFGLKPFDIELRRRLWWHICLLDMRSSEFHGYEPIVRGDMFDTKLPLNINDSDITPHMTESPKEHEGYTQMTFCLIRCEVMNAGWKVGYASPTPSSTATAARGDGELIVQELKSRLEERYLRYCDESVTFMLFTSKVAQLIVARTGLIVGFPRKQREAYTSTVIRDQLFSTSMEVLELSSFILTNTSISKWTWHSKAHIQWHAAIFVLSEISSRPASAECDQAWQYINTVHNRWGMNERGKRGNLWRPIQRLMVKARYVREMQQLDPGFHLPRRMAMTDATPVQPGSAGSQQETQDSYGMPDMASPNAYMDWMLGDLGIDLYGGTMNGPSWG; encoded by the exons ATGAGTTCTTCCTTGGACTCTCCCGTTCTAACTCCATCGACTCCGTCTGATCCACTTCCTCTACGAAGCTGCACCTTTTGCCGCCAGCGGAAAGTCAAATGCGATCGTCAAAAACCCTGCTCTAACTGCATTCGCGCCAATAACGACTGTTCATATCCCGCTGGTCGTGGTAGAGCTGCGAAGAAGTCTACTCAAACGCTGGATGCTCCTCTTGTGGATCGGCTCCAAAAATTGgagaacatcatcaagcaactTACTAGCCAGGTCGATGCCACAGCAAATGCTCTTCCATCTAGTAGTGGTACAGATGGAGAAAGTGTATCGACACCCGGTGGCACGAGGAATAACCCGTCCGGAGTGGACAATCCTGCTCCTGATGCTTCCATCGATCAGCAACTTGGCCGTCTGATGATAGATGATAGCAAGAGCTACTACGTCAGTAACATTATATGGGCCAACTTAGGAAATGAA ATCGAAGAATTGCGCGACATGCTACACGACCCTCTGTCTGAAGACGATGTCGACAATCCTCTCGATGCATCTGGGCCCATACCAGAGGTAACCTCTCCTCTTGGAACGAGCGCTTCAATTCTTGGATTCCAATCCCTCTGTCATTCTCTTCTCACCTACCACCCGCCTATGCACCTATCAGTCACTCTCTTGAACATCTTCATCGAGAATGTCCTTCCACTGGTGCATATCTTTCACATGCCCACCACAGAACAGTGGTTTTGGGACTCCGTCGTCTCTCTCGAGACACTCGACAGAAACTCAGAAGCCTTGCTATTTGCCATCTACTACTCATCTGTCATCAGCATGGATGAAGGCCAGTGCATGGGCGTCCTCGGGGAGTCGCGTTCTACTTCGCTAAACAAGTTCCGCTTTGCAGTCGAGCAAGCTATGGCGCGCGCCAACTTGCTGAACACGCAGAGCCTCGTTCTTCTCCAGACTGCTGTCCTATTCCTCTCAGGTCTACGAAACGAAGACGACTCTAGAACGACATGGTCTTTGACATCACTGATTTTTCACATCGCCCAAGCCATGGGCCTGCATCGTGACGGAACAACCTTTGGGCTCAAACCATTCGATATCGAACTACGGCGACGACTCTGGTGGCACATTTGTCTACTGGACATGCGCTCTTCTGAGTTTCACGGCTATGAGCCTATAGTGCGAGGCGACATGTTTGACACAAAGCTTcccctcaacatcaatgatAGCGATATCACCCCCCATATGACGGAATCTCCTAAGGAGCATGAAGGATACACTCAAATGACGTTCTGTCTTATCCGTTGCGAGGTGATGAACGCGGGTTGGAAGGTTGGATATGCATCACCGACTCCAAGCTCGACAGCCACTGCAGCACGAGGTGATGGGGAACTAATTGTCCAAGAGCTCAAGAGCCGATTAGAGGAACGCTATCTACGTTACTGTGATGAATCCGTGACATTCATGCTGTTTACATCGAAGGTCGCCCAACTCATCGTTGCCCGCACAGGGCTCATCGTTGGCTTCCCAAGGAAGCAAAGGGAAGCATACACCTCGACCGTCATCCGAGATCAACTGTTTTCCACCTCAATGGAGGTTCTCGAACTTTCAAGTTTTATCTTGACAAACACCAGTATTTCGAAGTGGACGTGGCACTCTAAAGCGCATATCCAGTGGCATGCAGCCATCTTTGTCCTTTCTGAAATCTCATCTCGTCCGGCGTCTGCGGAATGCGACCAAGCATGGCAGTATATTAACACGGTTCATAATCGATGGGGCATGAACGAAAGAGGTAAGAGAGGGAACCTCTGGAGGCCGATTCAGAGACTCATGGTTAAGGCTCGTTATGTAAGGGAGATGCAACAACTAGATCCGGGTTTTCATCTTCCTAGAAGAATGGCTATGACTGATGCGACGCCCGTACAACCTGGAAGTGCTGGATCCCAGCAGGAAACTCAAGATTCATATGGTATGCCTGACATGGCGAGTCCGAACGCGTATATGGACTGGATGCTGGGAGATCTTGGTATAGACCTGTACGGTGGAACGATGAATGGACCTAGCTGGGGCTAG
- a CDS encoding related to fluconazole resistance protein, with the protein MSDQVTITPEMASDREDHKPAIDDQYPDHLVTFDGPDDPYNPMNWPFRKKFLTTISYGLTTCWITLASAIFAAAIEPISAEFNVNTETSAAATSLLVFGFGLGPLVWGPLSELYGRKWLILIVHSPTLSPPYSRSVQLQQKTSKQFSGLFGSAPVTITGGVMADIWAPHQLGNAIVAYGVTIVGGPTLGPIIGGALCSSRLGWRWTEYLTGIVMMVQLGVDLLVIDESYAPILLARKAHKLRLRTQDWALHAKHEEWDVSFKELYQKYFIRPFQMMATPICFLMSLYASFVYGILYANLESFSIEYQEVRQWGPVVGTLPFIALLIGILVAAAVNIYNNKYYRRRLVENGYRAVPEARLPPMMVGGIVFAAGQFLFAWTSSPRINYWPSIIGIALTGLGFTTIFQSALGYLIDTFTQYSASAVAANTFMRSMFSGAFPLFIIPMYHKLGVNWGTTVFGCIAAALIPVPYLFFVWGKRIRGRGKWSKESL; encoded by the exons ATGAGCGATCAAGTTACCATCACACCCGAAATGGCCTCAGACCGAGAAGACCACAAACCTGCAATCGATGATCAATACCCAGACCATCTCGTGACCTTTGACGGTCCGGATGATCCCTACAACCCAATGAACTGGCCCTTCCGCAAAAAGTTCCTCACCACCATTTCTTATGGTCTCACGACTTGCTGGATCACTTTGGCCTCTGCCATCTTCGCTGCTGCCATTGAACCCATTTCTGCCGAGTTCAACGTCAACACTGAGACATCCGCTGCAGCGACAAGTTTGCTTGTTTTTGGATTCGGTCTTGGACCTTTGGTATGGGGACCGCTGAGTGAGCTTTACGGTCGGAAGTGGCTTATCCTTATTGTGC ACAGCCCTACTTTATCGCCGCCGTATTCTCGTTCGGTACAGCTACAGCAAAAGACATCCAAACAGTTCTCAGGTCTCTTTGGCAGCGCGCCTGTCACGATTACCGGAGGTGTCATGGCGGATATATGGGCCCCTCATCAACTTGGTAACGCGATTGTCGCGTACGGAGTTACTATTGTTGGCGGCCCGACATTGGGTCCTATAATTGGCGGAGCGCTGTGCTCGAGTCGTCTAGGCTGGAGGTGGACTGAGTACCTGACTGGTATTGTCATGATGGTCCAGCTTGGGGTTGATCTTTTGGTGATTGATGAGAGCTACGCACCTATTTTGTTGGCGAGGAAAGCTCATAAGCTGAGACTGCGAACGCAAGATTGGGCGCTGCATGCTAAG CATGAGGAATGGGACGTGTCCTTCAAAGAGCTGTACCAGAAGTACTTCATCCGCCCCTTCCAAATGATGGCAACACCAATCTGTTTTCTCATGTCGCTATACGCCTCGTTCGTCTATG GAATTCTCTATGCGAACCTCGAAAGCTTTTCCATCGAGTACCAGGAAGTGCGCCAATGGGGACCAGTGGTTGGCACCTTGCCTTTCATCGCTCTGTTGATTGGCATTCTCGTTGCAGCAGCAGTCAATATCTATAACAACAAGTACTATCGCAGGAGACTTGTGGAGAATGGATACAGAGCTGTTCCGGAAGCGAGATTGCCTCCGATGATGGTCGGTGGAATCGTCTTTGCGGCCGGACAGTTCCTCTTCGCAT GGACCTCATCTCCTCGCATCAACTATTGGCCATCAATCATCGGCATCGCTTTGACAGGTCTTGGCTTCACAACCATCTTCCAATCTGCACTGGGCTACCTCATCGACACGTTCACTCAATACAGCGCAAGTGCAGTTGCAGCTAATACCTTTATGCGATCCATGTTCTCGGGTGCATTTCCTTTGTTTATCATCCCCATGTACCACAAACTTGGAGTGAACTGGGGAACAACCGTCTTTGGTTGTATCGCTGCGGCGTTGATTCCTGTTCCCTATCTGTTCTTTGTCTGGGGAAAGAGGATCAGAGGTAGGGGCAAATGGAGCAAGGAAAGCCTTTAG